The Stomoxys calcitrans chromosome 3, idStoCalc2.1, whole genome shotgun sequence genome includes a region encoding these proteins:
- the LOC106084394 gene encoding sarcolemmal membrane-associated protein, giving the protein MVLVSSEWQNKSEDEQKSSSAVVGATSATGTAGTTAPITAATTTTTAVAITSTISPPATATIVNTDTIVESIALESSSAINTNTTTTAAGTVGVGGGTAADAPTPISTPIIKAVAVAANDKNNEQQNKDKNSLRTAEKIACNNNKISDKNDNDDGGGGKGKGECKETSSNNITIEASNLKEDDFLASVLNYSNIKIMAENTKETALKEEQNEQQQEKEKTTIAETTTTITNSTEQLQETLSNIISRGGDVNDSSVKDLNESNSTPNSNTNTLQPSVTVKTQSIQNTKPTQPISCPFTSQDLSSALESAWNASTISSSANNTTNSSTAAAGLQPNFLSQLSLTANVAAGLQKTAAGKQQLNPSFASPNAMSSSLSSPSSVVSLVDNPSLTKNDSNLLEASSNNSAGTATIVPTCIENNNNGQAKIVLICEGNSHPFQARTITLTPNVECMVGRLIAKSKAAENNAIFDCKVLSRKHAVIWYTPDGKFWVKDTKSSNGTFINDNKLGDEEAELHFGDIVKFGVDVVENSRKEVHGCIIACVKLYLPDGREAISIDSPAHHRSPYSGEGRISYDDLHRLNLYIQETAQREKVLASKLCSIQNILDATRKNSALCWQSMITEDQLLHRIHSLEKKLSLMEKNVPENVLRNEVLKLLDDKNSYQHTAKEALRKVYQERCDAMQMLAKMESAYTQSDNECALLRDQIMNSKQTLQDVNTRLLHLETEYNEYRDEVTRQQQEAKEREEQRIVELTEKLRERELECEELKKKISELLIKRADLLDDEEKILEKQAIEKLDAAIADMGLDDYDDDDDDDDDDDDDDDDENENDEIVVNRKSQLIDSEAKDDLDALRSGKGSNNECGNPSADTKKQTNLATKPPLSLTSIFGDNINGIENEDKKDKSPKMSKSKKAKMLASLGQGKSSPPKRVKESTIMKWLQNSDLNKNEGSLDIFKAICNENEEDEAADSSEDDNNTDKKEDNIKFRGVKGGKDHHQSLKLSAKCTDFTAKLRNVEQNLKQLEAEIENRQEGETTDDEKKELSNIEKKGSTTTVKDVYDFEENSEDDDDDEEEVIECVSGGAAKRNGDKSTSNLSATTTASSYKVLSKRNKKYQLLKSSVNMLREAYNEIKDTVSEETLESGKNSPPPLVKLQGHNAKSPNAAATSTHSNRLLETPDSSRTSCDEIDLDTDSITDEVESLNSPVNSLSHSTIKHEVTTSSLHPNNLLEEQLKEYQVQVGKLNEKLQQTELEAHQTLEIMQIECDDVKEKMLTLNKTIEALKEDKKALEQVINENKNNVHKCDNLTAATTSNSQDFYDVIGSNQSILHGLVEDVVVVENDMADINISALEREEELIAYKERLEEQQKQNIELRNEIATLKLKAGRSAAVVATTSELLLKRFLPCGFVVLAIIVYFISTYF; this is encoded by the exons ATGGTTTTAGTAAGCAgcgaatggcaaaataaaagtgaagatGAACAGAAATCGTCCTCTGCCGTCGTTGGTGCCACATCAGCTACTGGAACAGCAGGAACAACCGCCCCCATCaccgcagcaacaacaacaactacggcTGTTGCTATTACATCAACAATATCACCACCGGCAACAGCAACAATTGTCAATACTGATACCATTGTTGAGAGTATAGCATTGGAATCGTCTTCGGCCATCAATACCAATACGACAACAACAGCTGCTGGTACAGTAGGAGTAGGAGGTGGAACTGCTGCTGACGCACCCACACCAATATCAACGCCAATAATAAAAGCTGTAGCTGTAGCAGCAAACGATAAAAACAACGAACAACAAAATAAAGATAAAAACTCCTTAAGAACAGCAGAAAAAATTGCATGcaataataacaaaattagCGATAAAAACGACAACGACGACGGCGGCGGCGGCAAAGGCAAAGGCGAATGTAAGGAAACGTCCAGCAACAATATAACTATTGAGGCGAGCAATTTAAAAGAAGACGATTTCTTGGCATCCGTCTTAAATTATAGCAATATCAAAATAATGGCCGAGAATACTAAGGAGACCGCTTTGAAAGAGGAGCAGAACGAACAGcaacaagaaaaagaaaaaaccacAATAGCCGAAACCACAACAACCATCACCAATAGTACTGAGCAACTACAAGAAactctttcaaatatcattagCAGAGGAGGAGATGTAAATGACTCCTCCGTTAAGGATTTGAATGAGTCAAATTCTACTCCgaattcaaatacaaataccCTGCAGCCCTCGGTTACGGTGAAAACACAAAGTATTCAGAACACCAAACCAACACAACCGATCAGTTGTCCCTTCACATCGCAGGATTTAAGTAGTGCTCTAGAGTCGGCATGGAATGCCTCTACTATTTCTTCATCAGCTAATAACACCACAAATAGTTCAACGGCCGCAGCTGGTTTGCAGCCGAATTTTCTTAGTCAATTGTCGTTGACGGCAAATGTAGCGGCGGGCCTGCAAAAGACTGCTGCTGGCAAACAACAGTTGAATCCATCCTTTGCATCTCCCAATGCCATGTCATCGTCATTGTCATCGCCCTCGTCGGTGGTGTCGCTGGTGGATAATCCATCATTAACCAAAAATGATAGCAATCTCTTAGAGGCCTCTTCGAATAATAGCGCTGGCACCGCCACTATAGTACCTACTTGCATtgagaacaacaacaatggccAAGCAAAAATCGTCTTAATATGCGAAGGCAACTCTCATCCGTTTCAGGCCAGAACCATTACCCTCACCCCAAATGTCGAGTGCATGGTTGGTCGTTTGATTGCGAAGAGTAAGGCTGCCGAAAATAATGCTATTTTCGATTGTAAAGTATTATCGCGAAAGCATGCCGTCATCTGGTATACGCCCGATGGCAAATTTTGGGTTAAAGATACAAAATCCTCCAACGGTACCTTCATCAATGACAATAAACTGGGCGATGAGGAAGCCGAATTGCATTTTGGTGATATTGTCAAGTTTGGCGTTGATGTTGTGGAAAATTCACGCAAAGAGGTGCACGGTTGTATTATAGCCTGCGTTAAACTATACTTGCCCGATGGCCGTGAGGCCATCTCAATTGATTCGCCCGCCCATCATCGTAGTCCCTATTCAGGCGAGGGTCGCATTAGCTATGACGATTTGCATCGTTTGAATTTGTACATTCAAGAGACGGCACAACGGGAGAAAGTTTTGGCCTCCAAACTGTGTAGCATACAGAATATTTTGGATGCCACACGCAAAAATTCCGCCCTGTGTTGGCAATCGATGATAACAGAAGATCAACTGCTGCATCGTATACATTCGCTGGAGAAGAAATTGTCATTAATGGAGAAAAATGTGCCTGAAAATGTCTTAAGAAATGAG GTTCTTAAACTTTTGGATGATAAAAATTCATATCAACATACAGCCAAAGAGGCCTTACGCAAAGTTTATCAAGAACGTTGTGATGCCATGCAAATGCTAGCCAAAATGGAATCTGCGTACACTCAATCGGATAATGAGTGTGCATTGTTGCGGGATCAGATAATGAACTCCAAACAGACGTTACAAGACGTCAATACGCGTCTTTTGCATCTCGAAACTGAATACAATGAATACCGAGATGAAGTGACGCGTCAACAGCAGGAGGCTAAAGAACGCGAAGAACAGCGAATTGTCGAATTAACCGAAAAATTGCGAGAGCGTGAACTAGAATGTGAAGAGCTGAAGAAGAAAATATCCGAGTTATTGATAAAGCGAGCCGATCTCTTGGATGATGAAGAGAAGATATTAGAAAAACAAGCTATAGAAAAATTGGATGCCGCCATAGCCGATATGGGTTTGGATGAttacgatgacgacgacgatgatgatgatgacgatgacgacgatgatgatgatgagaatGAGAATGATGAGATCGTCGTCAATAGAAAAAGCCAATTAATTGATAGTGAGGCTAAGGATGATTTGGATGCCTTAAGATCGGGCAAAGGTTCTAATAATGAGTGTGGCAATCCTTCTGCTGACACCAAGAAACAAACGAATTTAGCTACGAAACCTCCACTTAGCTTGACTTCCATATTTGGTGATAATATCAATGGTATAGAGAACGAAGACAAAAAG gatAAATCTCCTAAAATGTCTAAATCTAAAAAGGCTAAAATGTTGGCCTCACTAGGCCAAGGCAAGTCATCACCTCCCAAACGAGTCAAGGAGTCGACCATTATGAAATGGCTACAAAATtccgatttaaataaaaatgaaggCTCCCTGGATATCTTCAAAGCCATCTGTAATGAGAACGAAGAGGATGAGGCAGCAGATTCTAGTGAGGACGACAACAACACAGACAAGAAGGAGGATAATATTAAATTTAGGGGAGTAAAAGGAGGAAAGGACCATCACCAATCTTtaaaactttcagcgaaatgtaCCGATTTTACGGCTAAATTAAGAAATGTTGAACAAAATCTGAAACAACTCGAGGCCGAAATTGAAAATCGTCAAGAAGGAGAAACAACGGATGATGAAAAGAAAGAGCTATCCAACATTGAAAAGAAGGGAAGTACAACAACGGTAAAAGATGTTTACGATTTCGAGGAGAATAGtgaagacgacgacgacgacgaagaAGAAGTAATTGAATGTGTAAGTGGTGGTGCTGCTAAACGAAATGGTGATAAGTCAACCTCCAACTTGTCTGCCACAACTACAGCTTCATCATATAAGGTGCTTTCCAAACGTAATAAAAAGTATCAATTGCTAAAGTCGAGTGTTAATATGTTAAGAGAGGCTTATAATGAAATTAAGGATACGGTAAGCGAAGAAACCCTGGAGAGTGGGAAAAATTCACCACCACCCTTGGTCAAGCTGCAAGGCCATAACGCAAAAAGTCCAAATGCGGCAGCGACGTCGACCCACAGCAATCGATTACTGGAAACTCCCGACTCCTCAAGAACCTCATGTGACGAAATTGATCTGGACACCGATAGCATAACCGACGAAGTTGAAAGCCTAAATTCCCCTGTTAATAGTTTATCACATAGTACGATAAAACATGAAGTCACCACCTCTTCGCTACACCCCAATAATTTGCTGGAAGAACAATTAAAAGAATACCAAGTACAGGTGGGCAAATTGAATGAGAAACTGCAACAAACCGAATTAGAGGCCCACCAGACACTGGAAATAATGCAAATCGAATGCGATGATGTCAAAGAGAAAATGTTAACTCTTAATAAGACCATAGAGGCTTTGAAAGAGGATAAAAAAGCTTTGGAGCAAGTTATCAATGAGAATAAAAATAATGTCCATAAATGTGACAACCTAACTGCGGCGACAACTTCAAATTCGCAAGATTTCTATGATGTCATAGGCAGCAACCAAAGCATATTGCATGGGTTGGTGGAAGATGTGGTGGTTGTTGAAAACGATATGGCCGATATCAATATTAGTGCTCTGGAACGTGAAGAAGAATTGATTGCCTACAAAGAGCGTTTGGAGgaacaacaaaagcaaaacattgAGTTGCGCAATGAAATTGCCACACTAAAGCTAAAAGCTGGTCGAAGCGCTGCTGTTGTTGCCACAACTTCAGAGCTTTTGCTAAAACGTTTTTTGCCCTGTGGTTTTGTTGTTTTAGCTATTATAGTATATTTTATATCAACATATTTTTAA